A genomic region of Magnetococcus sp. PR-3 contains the following coding sequences:
- a CDS encoding tetratricopeptide repeat protein → MPQNTPTKLNQAIELLQQNRLFEALSCLNQIQPHGYPSWYLIKSDTHKQLQQFHEAQQTLVLMLEQHPNHPEALNRLGILAREQEDFAAAERYFQQAARLPGEGWTALLNLSNLLKEQDKLLEAEQIYTHFLAQHPDNAQANSGYGSLLCDLSRYEEATFFLSKALSLDPNLHEARQNMGVALLKLRHFQQAEEILRDLLRRDPTHALGHEFLAQVLLVQGRLTEGWALHNRLRHQLTPSPFEGHIPIWQGEFLTGKHLLIEKEQGVGDEVMFARHFETVLQQASQVTIEADPRFKPLLTRSFAHHQPNIVTWGESQSGIKIDYRIKAGVLPHPLGWQGQKPEQATPYLKPDPRQLTLLQARYQQHAAGRTIIGLSWFTKRHEHVARLRNIPLRELVGPLHAAFGQKIFLVSLQYGDVEEEIKAVNRELGCEIYLDKTVDPIHSLEASCAQIAACDLVLSIDNSTVHCSAAMGTPVWMLTPWSPDWRWGVQGHRSYWYRDIQLFRQSRIGHWGMPMQKVLKQLGEVLG, encoded by the coding sequence ATGCCTCAAAATACCCCAACCAAGCTGAACCAAGCCATTGAACTGCTCCAGCAAAACCGTTTGTTTGAAGCCTTGAGCTGTCTGAACCAAATACAACCCCATGGCTACCCAAGCTGGTACTTAATCAAGTCGGACACCCACAAACAGCTCCAGCAGTTTCATGAAGCCCAACAGACCCTGGTCTTAATGCTTGAGCAACACCCCAACCATCCTGAAGCCCTGAATCGGCTGGGCATACTGGCCCGTGAGCAAGAGGATTTCGCTGCAGCAGAACGCTACTTTCAACAAGCTGCCCGGTTACCTGGGGAGGGTTGGACCGCACTCTTAAATCTAAGCAACCTATTAAAAGAGCAAGACAAACTCTTAGAAGCCGAGCAAATCTACACCCATTTTCTGGCTCAACACCCTGATAATGCCCAAGCCAACAGTGGCTATGGGAGCCTTTTATGTGATCTAAGCCGCTATGAAGAGGCGACCTTTTTTCTGAGCAAAGCCCTAAGCCTAGACCCGAACCTGCATGAAGCACGACAAAACATGGGGGTCGCCTTACTTAAACTGCGCCATTTTCAGCAAGCTGAAGAGATCTTACGGGACCTACTCAGACGCGACCCAACCCATGCATTGGGGCATGAGTTCCTAGCCCAAGTTCTTTTGGTTCAAGGTCGTTTGACAGAGGGCTGGGCACTACACAACCGCCTGCGTCACCAGCTAACCCCCTCCCCTTTTGAAGGACACATTCCTATTTGGCAAGGTGAATTTCTGACGGGTAAACATCTGTTGATTGAGAAGGAGCAAGGTGTTGGGGATGAGGTGATGTTTGCCCGACATTTTGAGACTGTATTACAGCAGGCCAGCCAGGTTACCATTGAGGCCGACCCGCGTTTTAAACCCTTGCTTACCCGCAGCTTTGCCCACCATCAGCCCAATATTGTGACCTGGGGAGAGAGCCAAAGCGGTATTAAGATAGACTATCGCATTAAAGCCGGTGTACTGCCGCACCCATTGGGTTGGCAAGGGCAAAAGCCTGAACAGGCAACCCCCTATTTAAAACCCGATCCACGGCAATTAACCCTGTTGCAGGCACGTTATCAGCAACACGCTGCTGGACGCACCATCATCGGCCTATCCTGGTTTACCAAGCGACATGAACATGTCGCCCGTCTTCGCAATATCCCGCTAAGGGAGTTGGTGGGGCCACTTCATGCAGCCTTTGGACAGAAGATCTTCTTAGTCAGTTTACAGTATGGTGATGTTGAAGAGGAGATCAAGGCGGTCAACAGAGAACTCGGCTGCGAGATCTACTTGGATAAAACGGTTGATCCCATCCACTCTTTAGAAGCTTCTTGTGCACAGATCGCCGCCTGTGATCTTGTTCTGTCCATTGATAACAGTACGGTTCACTGCAGCGCCGCCATGGGCACACCGGTATGGATGTTAACCCCATGGTCTCCAGACTGGCGCTGGGGTGTACAGGGGCATCGCAGCTACTGGTACAGGGATATCCAACTCTTCCGCCAAAGCCGTATAGGCCATTGGGGCATGCCCATGCAGAAGGTTCTAAAACAGCTTGGGGAAGTACTGGGGTAA
- a CDS encoding ATP-binding protein: MSPWMQHSISYRMARSGVILAFALGLLLSSVQVVLDFNKEEVALTAQVEQILNVAARSAAPAAMRLDKRLGNEVVEGLLFYNFIASARIDTDLKTVLANRRKPPQSSRTAWITQNLGGSFSRHQVELKDSQNPDTHYGFLTVEIDRDRAYADFFDRALTILVTGVARNLLLALLLFFLYQKLLARPLTSLLEGWDAIDPKKDIDHKQVPQLPTESIHRYDELGRLTQRANDFLRANQAHLIELRRAESALRQAMEAAQTANQAKSDFLATMSHEIRTPMNLVIGMGDMLKETELDHEQSNYVDKIQSSGTLLLELINAILEISQIESGQLHPTPTPDVPLHPLMGQTVALFQDEAKKKGLELELEMDPNLPKTIIVDAPRFQQVLINLLGNALKFTPSGSVTVAVSVGQHSRGESICVEIRDTGLGISPDKLEHIFDKFTQADSSLTRAYGGSGLGLFIARRLVMLMGGRIWPKSTPGEGSQFFITLPNYPPMALEQTEPKDQAQPQPNLAHDHDTPLRLLLAEDAEDNRLLIRTYLKKTPHILVEVGDGAQALEKMQTEHYDLVLMDIQMPVMDGLTATRTQRAWEKNQNRDPLPIIALTAHAMDEHRQQAIAAGCSTYLTKPIKKQVFNDLLNIYPKVL, encoded by the coding sequence ATGTCTCCTTGGATGCAACACAGCATTTCCTACCGCATGGCACGCAGTGGCGTGATCCTGGCATTTGCGCTTGGGCTATTGCTGAGCAGCGTTCAGGTGGTGCTGGATTTTAATAAGGAAGAAGTTGCCCTTACCGCCCAGGTTGAGCAGATTTTAAATGTTGCTGCCCGCTCCGCAGCACCCGCAGCCATGCGGCTAGATAAACGCCTGGGGAATGAAGTGGTTGAAGGCTTGCTCTTCTACAACTTTATCGCCAGCGCCCGTATTGATACCGACCTTAAAACCGTACTGGCCAACCGCCGCAAACCACCCCAAAGCAGCCGTACGGCATGGATCACCCAAAATTTAGGGGGCTCGTTTAGCCGTCACCAGGTTGAGTTAAAAGATTCTCAAAATCCGGACACACACTATGGCTTTCTCACGGTAGAGATTGACAGAGATCGTGCATATGCCGATTTTTTTGATCGCGCCCTTACCATTCTAGTCACCGGCGTTGCCCGTAACCTGCTGCTGGCACTGTTGCTGTTTTTCCTCTATCAAAAACTGCTGGCCCGTCCTTTAACCTCTCTTTTAGAGGGGTGGGATGCCATTGATCCCAAAAAAGATATTGACCATAAGCAGGTTCCCCAGCTACCGACGGAATCCATCCACCGGTATGATGAACTGGGGCGCTTAACCCAGCGGGCCAATGACTTTTTGCGTGCCAACCAAGCACACCTGATCGAGCTACGCCGTGCCGAAAGCGCCCTACGGCAAGCGATGGAAGCTGCCCAAACCGCCAACCAGGCCAAAAGTGACTTCCTGGCTACCATGAGCCATGAAATACGCACCCCCATGAATCTTGTCATCGGTATGGGGGATATGCTTAAAGAGACGGAGTTAGATCATGAACAGTCTAACTATGTCGATAAAATTCAATCCTCTGGCACACTGCTGCTAGAACTTATTAATGCCATTTTAGAAATTTCACAAATTGAATCGGGCCAACTCCACCCCACGCCAACGCCAGATGTTCCCCTTCACCCCCTGATGGGACAAACCGTTGCTCTGTTTCAAGATGAGGCCAAGAAAAAAGGGTTGGAATTAGAACTGGAGATGGACCCCAACCTGCCAAAAACCATCATTGTCGACGCCCCCCGTTTCCAACAGGTATTGATCAACCTCTTGGGCAATGCCTTAAAGTTCACCCCCAGCGGCTCTGTTACTGTGGCGGTGAGTGTGGGCCAGCATAGCCGCGGAGAGTCCATTTGTGTCGAGATACGGGATACTGGGCTGGGTATATCTCCTGATAAATTAGAGCATATTTTTGATAAGTTCACCCAAGCAGACAGCAGCCTAACCCGTGCTTATGGGGGCTCTGGCCTAGGTCTGTTTATTGCCCGACGTCTGGTGATGCTTATGGGGGGCCGCATCTGGCCTAAGAGTACACCCGGTGAAGGGAGTCAGTTTTTCATCACCTTACCAAACTACCCTCCCATGGCACTGGAGCAAACAGAGCCTAAGGATCAAGCACAACCACAACCAAACCTTGCCCATGATCATGACACCCCCCTGCGCTTGCTGCTGGCTGAAGATGCTGAAGACAACCGCTTACTGATCCGTACCTACCTTAAAAAAACACCACATATCTTGGTAGAAGTAGGTGACGGTGCACAGGCACTGGAAAAAATGCAGACCGAACATTATGACTTGGTACTGATGGATATTCAGATGCCTGTTATGGATGGCCTAACAGCCACCCGCACACAACGCGCTTGGGAAAAAAACCAAAACAGAGATCCACTGCCAATCATTGCCCTTACCGCCCATGCCATGGATGAACACCGTCAGCAGGCTATTGCTGCCGGTTGCAGCACTTACCTGACAAAACCCATAAAAAAACAGGTCTTTAACGATCTTCTAAATATTTATCCAAAAGTCTTGTAA
- a CDS encoding TIGR02285 family protein, which translates to MKVRYLWLGIWWFLIPVAHGQSNDEILWMHPDFPPIFVASGPRMGEGVGDRISRQITAQMPNYRHEKEVANFKRIVETIGTGRQVCAMTLLKNPERAERVSFSKPYMLSPHNSVITFRRLLPKFKPYMDKHGAVSLVALMQQKDLKLGYSLGRSYGKQLDGVVAKHAHTRNSSQTSGSDIFKGLMRMLQYGRVSHTIGYAYEAQYMATKLGFAEPIITLPIQESPDYTKVYVGCPKTPWGATVLKKVNRIIDADRQKPSLYKVYRSWLGPEAWQRYKLATEKFWRAEP; encoded by the coding sequence ATGAAAGTTCGTTATTTGTGGCTGGGGATTTGGTGGTTTCTTATTCCAGTTGCTCACGGCCAATCTAATGATGAGATCCTCTGGATGCACCCAGATTTTCCGCCCATTTTTGTGGCCAGCGGTCCCCGAATGGGTGAGGGGGTGGGGGACCGTATCTCCCGGCAGATTACAGCTCAGATGCCCAACTATCGCCATGAAAAAGAGGTGGCCAATTTTAAACGTATTGTAGAGACCATTGGGACTGGGCGACAGGTCTGTGCCATGACACTGCTTAAAAATCCTGAAAGGGCTGAGCGGGTATCCTTTTCAAAGCCCTACATGCTTTCACCCCATAATAGTGTTATTACTTTCCGGCGCTTGCTCCCAAAGTTTAAACCTTATATGGATAAGCATGGTGCGGTCTCTCTGGTGGCGCTCATGCAGCAGAAAGATCTGAAATTGGGATACTCTCTGGGGCGTTCTTATGGTAAGCAGTTGGATGGTGTTGTGGCCAAGCATGCCCATACGCGGAACAGTTCGCAGACATCGGGTTCTGACATCTTTAAGGGTTTAATGCGTATGCTGCAGTATGGCCGGGTAAGCCATACCATCGGTTATGCCTATGAAGCCCAATATATGGCGACAAAATTGGGTTTTGCAGAACCCATTATCACATTACCCATACAAGAGTCGCCCGATTATACCAAAGTTTATGTTGGCTGCCCTAAAACCCCATGGGGCGCAACTGTGCTTAAAAAGGTCAACCGTATCATTGACGCCGATCGACAAAAGCCCTCGCTCTATAAAGTGTATCGGAGCTGGCTGGGCCCAGAAGCTTGGCAACGCTATAAGCTGGCAACAGAAAAGTTTTGGCGTGCTGAACCGTAA
- a CDS encoding YbfB/YjiJ family MFS transporter, with amino-acid sequence MQHPTRLQAMIAGILSIILTLGIARFAYTPLLPLMQEQAGLSLAGGGHLAAYNYFGYLCGALAASMISNLYLKDRLFRLGLLVAILSTIGMGLTTQMWLWSLLRFLSGLSSAAGLLMGTGLILNWLLRQNHKSELGLHFSGIGLGIAFGAMAVALMEPWLDWQQQWWVLSGLGVILAAITLYWFPQPDATPFSQNGQRLEDHPPSPLFMRIFMAAYFCAGIGYVVSATFIVAVMEALPGQQGYGNSAFIILGLAAAPACLIWDIVARRVGEIPALIIASILQVVGIVLPLWLDGLFWAMFGAILFGGTFIGIVSLVLTMAGHYYPTRPAKMMGRMTLSYGVAQIIGPAVTGWIATQTGNYSAGLYIAAAMMLLGTALLLILHAVQKRDEAALAHPA; translated from the coding sequence ATGCAACACCCCACACGCCTTCAAGCTATGATTGCGGGTATTCTTAGCATTATCCTAACCTTAGGCATTGCCCGCTTTGCCTATACCCCCCTACTTCCTCTCATGCAGGAACAGGCTGGGTTATCTTTGGCCGGTGGAGGGCACCTGGCAGCTTATAACTATTTTGGCTATCTGTGCGGTGCCCTTGCAGCATCCATGATCAGCAACCTCTACCTCAAAGATCGCCTATTCCGTTTAGGGTTGTTGGTGGCCATTCTTTCCACCATCGGCATGGGGTTAACCACCCAGATGTGGTTATGGTCACTCTTACGTTTTTTATCCGGGTTAAGCAGTGCTGCTGGGTTGCTGATGGGAACAGGCTTAATACTCAATTGGCTGCTACGTCAAAATCATAAAAGTGAATTGGGGCTCCACTTCTCTGGCATTGGCCTTGGCATCGCTTTTGGTGCCATGGCAGTCGCCTTGATGGAGCCCTGGCTGGATTGGCAACAGCAGTGGTGGGTCTTGTCGGGTTTGGGCGTTATCTTGGCTGCCATTACGCTCTACTGGTTCCCACAGCCGGATGCCACACCTTTTTCTCAAAATGGTCAACGGCTTGAGGATCACCCTCCCTCCCCCCTATTTATGCGTATTTTTATGGCGGCCTATTTTTGCGCGGGTATTGGCTATGTGGTAAGTGCCACCTTTATAGTGGCGGTCATGGAGGCCTTACCGGGCCAACAAGGCTACGGCAACAGTGCCTTTATTATTTTGGGGTTGGCTGCGGCACCAGCCTGTTTAATTTGGGATATTGTTGCCAGACGTGTTGGTGAGATCCCCGCATTGATCATTGCCAGTATTCTACAGGTGGTGGGTATTGTTCTACCCTTGTGGCTGGATGGACTGTTTTGGGCCATGTTTGGTGCCATTCTGTTCGGGGGTACCTTTATTGGTATCGTCTCTCTGGTGTTAACCATGGCTGGCCACTACTACCCCACACGTCCCGCAAAAATGATGGGCCGCATGACACTCTCCTATGGTGTGGCACAAATTATTGGACCTGCAGTAACAGGGTGGATCGCCACACAAACAGGAAACTACAGTGCGGGTCTTTATATCGCAGCCGCGATGATGCTTTTAGGCACCGCATTACTGCTTATCTTGCATGCCGTACAAAAACGGGATGAAGCAGCACTGGCACACCCTGCCTAA
- a CDS encoding substrate-binding periplasmic protein: MSSRYLTTVLLLWILVTPLNSWAAPPMPPQTQWTTMTLSPYGFINQHGEIDGLLHAINQHIAQRGGLPSRFDLQPNTRLVEHLLRDLTDCSTFIRSGWSEEKTIPVADTGLKMHTIILARKGTPINSYADVQKLRVAVLRGSRFGHLIDNDPDMNRIESDDYAQSARMLAAGRVDALVGTDISLATELPASGLTPEQLEEPLTLSRRPVWVHCRMSMDGDPRIPIIEKQASLLRKSGIFQKLMIKYVNEPLFSWLHRPE, encoded by the coding sequence GTGTCTTCCAGATATTTGACAACGGTTCTACTGTTATGGATCCTTGTGACCCCACTAAACAGCTGGGCAGCCCCTCCCATGCCCCCCCAGACCCAATGGACCACCATGACACTCTCCCCCTATGGTTTCATCAACCAGCACGGAGAAATTGACGGACTCTTACATGCCATTAATCAACACATTGCCCAACGCGGGGGGTTGCCTAGTCGGTTTGACCTTCAACCCAACACCCGCCTTGTTGAACACCTATTGCGTGATTTAACCGACTGTTCCACTTTTATTCGTAGTGGCTGGAGTGAAGAAAAAACCATACCGGTTGCCGATACCGGCTTAAAAATGCACACCATTATTCTTGCCCGTAAAGGCACCCCCATCAACAGCTATGCGGATGTTCAAAAATTGCGGGTTGCTGTACTACGGGGGTCACGTTTTGGTCATCTTATTGATAATGATCCAGATATGAACCGGATTGAAAGTGATGACTACGCTCAAAGTGCGCGCATGTTAGCGGCAGGCCGGGTAGATGCATTGGTCGGCACCGACATTAGCTTAGCAACCGAACTTCCCGCTTCAGGACTGACGCCAGAGCAGCTGGAAGAGCCACTGACACTTAGCCGCCGCCCCGTATGGGTACACTGTCGTATGAGCATGGATGGAGACCCCCGCATTCCCATCATTGAAAAACAGGCTTCTCTATTGAGAAAATCGGGTATCTTCCAGAAACTTATGATAAAGTACGTCAACGAGCCGCTATTTTCGTGGCTCCATAGACCGGAGTAG